The following coding sequences are from one Triticum dicoccoides isolate Atlit2015 ecotype Zavitan chromosome 4A, WEW_v2.0, whole genome shotgun sequence window:
- the LOC119287318 gene encoding protein BCCIP homolog isoform X2 — MPAGRKRPAPSPFAGFSPFARSLLFSPASGFSRLPLTNAGPAAKPHQDTADMPPPPPKRAKQAEPTSDEEERPSSDADEELSGSDGDSDSSLECSSSDDDDASQEMETVQADFAFFDPKPTDFHGVRLLLKTYLDSKPWDLTGFVDLVLEQTTVGTVVKMAEDEDEDGEANGGDKSDTGDGDEDLFGLITVLNLGRYGENRCIKDLKEYLLAVCGDKDTKKKLKSLLEDKASTVGLLVCRRFVNFPYEMVPKMYDSLFDEVAWATEDEPTQELQDSFRFKQYLLLVRILERKTPPKQKAKNSKDEVEPVIYPKLEDEIFCELSSWSFTFPIRAEQSAQQELKNYKEMGLVMCVKAEAIPKFRKKLEALVSE; from the exons ATGCCCGCCGGCCGGAAGCGCCCAGCTCCATCCCCGTTCGCCGGCTTCTCCCCCTTCGCCCgctccctcctcttctcccccgCCTCCGGCTTCTCCAGGCTGCCTCTCACCAACGCAGGCCCCGCCGCCAAACCCCATCAAG ACACCGCCGacatgccgccgccaccgcccaagCGCGCGAAGCAGGCCGAGCCCACCAGCGACGAGGAGGAGCGCCCCAGCAGCGACGCTGACGAGGAGCTCTCGGGCAGCGACGGCGACAGCGACAGCTCCCTGGAGTGCTcgagcagcgacgacgacgacgcgtccCAGGAG ATGGAGACAGTGCAGGCGGACTTCGCCTTCTTCGACCCCAAGCCCACCGACTTCCACGGCGTCAGGCTGCTGCTCAAGACCTACCTCGACTCCAAGCCCTGGGACCTCACCGGCTTCGTCGACCTCGTCCTGGAGCAAACCACCGTCGGCACCGTTGTCAAGATGgccgaggacgaggatgaggaTGGGGAAGCAAATGGGGGTGACAAGAGCGACACGGGCGACGGCGATGAGGACCTGTTCGGTCTCATTACCGTGCTCAATTTGGGAAGATACGGG GAGAACCGCTGCATCAAGGATCTTAAGGAGTATCTGCTTGCTGTTTGCGGCGACAAGGACACCAAGAAGAAGCTCAAGTCGCTGCTGGAAGACAAGGCGTCTACAGTCGGCCTGCTGGTCTGTCGCCGATTTGTGAATTTCCCGTATGAAATGGTCCCTAAGATGTATGATTCTCTCTTTGACGAGGTTGCCTGGGCGACAGAAGATGAG CCAACACAAGAACTCCAGGACTCCTTCCGATTCAAGCAGTACCTGTTGCTTGTGAGAATCTTGGAG AGAAAAACTCCTCCAAAGCAGAAAGCAAAGAACAGCAAAGATGAGGTTGAACCTGTTATCTATCCGAAGTTGGAGGACGAAATTTTCTGTGAG CTTAGTTCGTGGTCTTTCACTTTCCCAATTCGTGCCGAACAGTCAGCTCAGCAGGAG CTGAAGAACTACAAGGAGATGGGCTTGGTGATGTGCGTTAAAGCCGAAGCGATTCCGAAGTTCCGCAAGAAGCTGGAGGCCTTGGTATCTGAATAG
- the LOC119287318 gene encoding protein BCCIP homolog isoform X1, which produces MPAGRKRPAPSPFAGFSPFARSLLFSPASGFSRLPLTNAGPAAKPHQGKLLRSCQPPDPSYRTRPSRLVRSPDTADMPPPPPKRAKQAEPTSDEEERPSSDADEELSGSDGDSDSSLECSSSDDDDASQEMETVQADFAFFDPKPTDFHGVRLLLKTYLDSKPWDLTGFVDLVLEQTTVGTVVKMAEDEDEDGEANGGDKSDTGDGDEDLFGLITVLNLGRYGENRCIKDLKEYLLAVCGDKDTKKKLKSLLEDKASTVGLLVCRRFVNFPYEMVPKMYDSLFDEVAWATEDEPTQELQDSFRFKQYLLLVRILERKTPPKQKAKNSKDEVEPVIYPKLEDEIFCELSSWSFTFPIRAEQSAQQELKNYKEMGLVMCVKAEAIPKFRKKLEALVSE; this is translated from the exons ATGCCCGCCGGCCGGAAGCGCCCAGCTCCATCCCCGTTCGCCGGCTTCTCCCCCTTCGCCCgctccctcctcttctcccccgCCTCCGGCTTCTCCAGGCTGCCTCTCACCAACGCAGGCCCCGCCGCCAAACCCCATCAAGGTAAGCTCCTGCGGTCCTGCCAACCCCCCGACCCCTCCTACCGAACGCGCCCCTCACGCCTCGTTCGCTCGCCAGACACCGCCGacatgccgccgccaccgcccaagCGCGCGAAGCAGGCCGAGCCCACCAGCGACGAGGAGGAGCGCCCCAGCAGCGACGCTGACGAGGAGCTCTCGGGCAGCGACGGCGACAGCGACAGCTCCCTGGAGTGCTcgagcagcgacgacgacgacgcgtccCAGGAG ATGGAGACAGTGCAGGCGGACTTCGCCTTCTTCGACCCCAAGCCCACCGACTTCCACGGCGTCAGGCTGCTGCTCAAGACCTACCTCGACTCCAAGCCCTGGGACCTCACCGGCTTCGTCGACCTCGTCCTGGAGCAAACCACCGTCGGCACCGTTGTCAAGATGgccgaggacgaggatgaggaTGGGGAAGCAAATGGGGGTGACAAGAGCGACACGGGCGACGGCGATGAGGACCTGTTCGGTCTCATTACCGTGCTCAATTTGGGAAGATACGGG GAGAACCGCTGCATCAAGGATCTTAAGGAGTATCTGCTTGCTGTTTGCGGCGACAAGGACACCAAGAAGAAGCTCAAGTCGCTGCTGGAAGACAAGGCGTCTACAGTCGGCCTGCTGGTCTGTCGCCGATTTGTGAATTTCCCGTATGAAATGGTCCCTAAGATGTATGATTCTCTCTTTGACGAGGTTGCCTGGGCGACAGAAGATGAG CCAACACAAGAACTCCAGGACTCCTTCCGATTCAAGCAGTACCTGTTGCTTGTGAGAATCTTGGAG AGAAAAACTCCTCCAAAGCAGAAAGCAAAGAACAGCAAAGATGAGGTTGAACCTGTTATCTATCCGAAGTTGGAGGACGAAATTTTCTGTGAG CTTAGTTCGTGGTCTTTCACTTTCCCAATTCGTGCCGAACAGTCAGCTCAGCAGGAG CTGAAGAACTACAAGGAGATGGGCTTGGTGATGTGCGTTAAAGCCGAAGCGATTCCGAAGTTCCGCAAGAAGCTGGAGGCCTTGGTATCTGAATAG